A genome region from Microbacterium sp. CGR2 includes the following:
- a CDS encoding N-acetylneuraminate synthase family protein: MTEGVFVIAEAGVNHNGSLATAKELIDLAASAGADAVKFQTFSADNLALESAALADYQRTSDEDSRSQHDLLRQLELSQDEFRELRDRCDAQGIQFLSTAFDVAGLDFLVSELGIPMVKIASGDLTFAPLLVAAGRTGLPVILSTGMAEMPEIERALRFIAAGVAQAKGSLERGSRLTDDVLDQTWQARHEHLDFAQHVTILHCTTEYPAADEHLNLRAMQTIASTFGHRVGYSDHSLGSLASVLAVGLGAAVVEKHFTFDVDAEGPDHAASLDPDGLRDYVAALRRVPVLLGSEEKRCQPVEEGNRAVVRRSLVVTADIAEGQIVAESDLACFRPASGRTSFDFWDVVGAPATRAYRRGDLIYRSPEGEES, translated from the coding sequence ATGACCGAAGGTGTCTTCGTGATCGCCGAAGCAGGCGTCAATCACAACGGATCGCTCGCCACCGCCAAGGAACTCATCGACCTCGCGGCCTCTGCAGGAGCGGACGCCGTCAAGTTCCAGACGTTCTCGGCCGACAACCTCGCGCTCGAGAGCGCGGCGCTCGCCGACTATCAGCGGACGTCGGACGAAGACAGCCGTTCACAGCACGACCTCCTGCGCCAGCTCGAACTGAGCCAGGACGAGTTCCGCGAGTTGCGCGACCGCTGCGATGCGCAGGGCATCCAGTTCCTCTCCACGGCGTTCGACGTCGCCGGTCTCGACTTTCTCGTCAGCGAACTCGGCATCCCGATGGTGAAGATCGCCTCCGGTGACCTGACCTTCGCGCCGCTCCTGGTAGCCGCCGGGCGCACGGGACTGCCCGTCATCCTCTCCACCGGGATGGCGGAGATGCCGGAGATCGAGCGCGCCCTGCGCTTCATCGCGGCCGGCGTGGCGCAGGCGAAGGGATCGCTCGAGCGGGGAAGCCGTCTCACCGACGATGTGCTGGATCAGACCTGGCAGGCGCGCCATGAGCACCTCGATTTCGCACAGCACGTCACGATCCTGCACTGCACCACCGAGTATCCGGCCGCCGACGAGCACCTGAACCTCCGCGCCATGCAGACCATCGCGTCGACGTTCGGTCACCGTGTGGGCTACTCGGATCACTCGCTCGGGTCGCTCGCCTCCGTGCTGGCGGTGGGTCTGGGCGCCGCCGTCGTCGAGAAGCACTTCACTTTCGACGTGGATGCCGAGGGACCTGACCACGCTGCCTCCCTCGATCCCGACGGGCTGCGCGACTACGTCGCTGCTCTCCGCCGAGTCCCCGTCCTCCTCGGCTCAGAGGAGAAACGATGCCAGCCGGTGGAGGAAGGCAATCGTGCCGTCGTTCGGCGCAGCCTCGTCGTCACGGCCGACATCGCAGAGGGGCAGATCGTTGCGGAGTCCGACCTGGCGTGCTTCCGCCCGGCATCCGGTCGCACGTCGTTCGACTTCTGGGACGTCGTCGGCGCGCCGGCGACCCGCGCTTACCGTCGTGGAGATCTCATCTATCGGTCGCCAGAGGGCGAGGAGTCATGA
- a CDS encoding LegC family aminotransferase, translating to MTSAEDFVRTVRCVVGDEPFVGLHIPDITDAEKQKVKECLDSTFVSSVGSFVGEFEQGIAEFVGAGYAIAVSNGTSALQVALELAGVVAGDDVIVPALSFVATANAVSHAGAQPYFVDSDEETLGLSVEAVGAVLRAAKPSANGLINAATGRRIGAIVPMHTLGHPMRIAELVELADSFGIPVVEDAAESLGSRVGSRHTGTFGILGILSFNGNKILTTGGGGIILTDDEQLARRARHLTTTAKLAHRWEFEHDEVAYNFRMPNLNAALGVAQLERLPEFLTAKRRLATRYQEAFDGAADLTFLAEPEGTESNYWLCAVRTEGGMARRDELLEATNDAGLQCRPFWNLLHRQAAYRHLPHAPTPVAEALHASAVCIPSSPALARA from the coding sequence ATGACGAGCGCTGAGGACTTCGTCCGCACGGTGCGGTGCGTCGTCGGCGACGAACCGTTCGTGGGGCTCCACATCCCCGACATCACCGATGCCGAGAAGCAGAAGGTGAAGGAGTGCCTCGATTCGACATTCGTGTCGAGCGTGGGGAGCTTCGTGGGGGAGTTCGAGCAGGGAATCGCCGAGTTCGTGGGGGCGGGATACGCCATCGCCGTGTCGAACGGCACGTCGGCGCTTCAGGTCGCTCTGGAACTGGCCGGAGTCGTTGCCGGTGATGATGTCATCGTGCCGGCGCTCTCATTCGTCGCGACGGCGAATGCCGTGTCACACGCCGGTGCGCAGCCGTACTTCGTCGACAGCGACGAGGAGACGCTCGGGCTGTCCGTCGAGGCGGTCGGTGCCGTTCTCCGCGCGGCGAAACCGAGCGCGAATGGCCTGATCAACGCCGCGACGGGCCGCAGGATCGGCGCCATCGTCCCGATGCACACGCTCGGCCACCCGATGCGCATCGCCGAGCTCGTCGAACTCGCCGATTCCTTCGGCATCCCCGTCGTCGAAGACGCCGCCGAATCATTGGGCAGTCGGGTGGGCTCTCGCCACACCGGCACTTTCGGGATTCTCGGCATCCTCAGCTTCAACGGCAACAAGATCCTGACCACCGGCGGCGGGGGAATCATCCTGACCGACGATGAGCAGCTCGCCCGCCGCGCCCGTCACCTCACGACGACCGCGAAACTCGCCCACCGCTGGGAGTTCGAGCACGACGAGGTGGCGTACAACTTCCGGATGCCGAATCTCAACGCCGCCTTGGGCGTGGCCCAGCTCGAACGCCTTCCCGAGTTCCTCACGGCGAAGCGACGCTTGGCCACGCGTTACCAGGAGGCGTTCGACGGTGCCGCCGACCTGACGTTCCTCGCGGAACCGGAGGGGACCGAGAGCAACTACTGGCTGTGCGCTGTGCGCACGGAGGGCGGTATGGCTCGTCGAGACGAACTGCTCGAGGCGACGAATGACGCGGGTCTGCAATGCCGTCCGTTCTGGAACCTGCTGCATCGGCAGGCCGCCTACCGGCATCTTCCGCACGCGCCGACGCCCGTCGCGGAAGCGCTGCACGCCAGTGCGGTGTGCATCCCCAGTTCGCCGGCACTGGCACGCGCATGA
- a CDS encoding GDP-mannose 4,6-dehydratase, giving the protein MKVLLTGADGFIGSHLAEQLVRDGHDVRALVLYNSFDSRGWLDGIDPEVASQIEFLPGDVRDPALMMSAVSDRDAVLHLAALIAIPYSYAAPDLYVQTNIQGTLNLLNAARAAGVSRFIHTSTSEVYGTARYVPMDEGHPLQGQSPYSASKIAADQMVNSYHASFALPAVTIRPFNTFGPRQSARAVIPTIISQLAAGKREVQLGAVTPTRDFTFVPDTVSGFTTALTSTAGVGEVINLGAGFEVSIGQTFDLIAEAMGIDAVAIEDPARLRPANSEVERLFSDNSKAREILGWSPRFTGVDGFREGLRQTAEWFTDPANLARYRTDAYVV; this is encoded by the coding sequence ATGAAGGTACTGCTCACAGGAGCTGACGGATTCATCGGATCGCACCTCGCGGAGCAGCTCGTCAGAGACGGTCACGATGTTCGGGCGCTCGTCCTCTACAACTCGTTCGATTCGCGCGGATGGCTCGACGGCATCGACCCGGAGGTGGCTTCGCAGATCGAGTTCCTCCCGGGGGATGTGCGCGACCCCGCGCTCATGATGTCGGCGGTGAGCGACCGAGACGCGGTACTGCACCTGGCGGCGCTGATCGCGATCCCGTATTCGTACGCTGCTCCCGATCTGTACGTGCAGACGAACATCCAGGGCACGCTCAACCTGCTGAACGCGGCCCGCGCCGCCGGCGTCAGCCGCTTCATCCACACATCGACGAGCGAGGTGTACGGCACGGCCCGCTACGTGCCGATGGACGAAGGCCATCCGCTGCAGGGGCAGTCGCCGTATTCCGCGTCGAAGATCGCCGCTGATCAGATGGTGAACTCGTATCACGCCTCGTTCGCGCTGCCCGCCGTCACGATCCGGCCCTTCAACACGTTCGGCCCTCGGCAGTCCGCCCGGGCCGTCATCCCGACGATCATCAGTCAGCTGGCCGCGGGCAAGCGTGAAGTCCAGCTCGGCGCCGTCACGCCGACGCGTGACTTCACCTTCGTCCCCGACACCGTGTCCGGCTTCACGACCGCGCTCACCAGCACGGCAGGTGTCGGAGAGGTGATCAACCTCGGGGCCGGGTTCGAAGTCTCGATCGGGCAGACATTCGACCTCATCGCCGAGGCGATGGGCATCGATGCGGTGGCCATCGAGGATCCGGCGCGTCTGCGGCCGGCCAACTCCGAAGTCGAGCGTCTGTTCTCCGACAACTCGAAGGCGCGAGAGATCCTCGGCTGGAGCCCGCGCTTCACCGGTGTCGACGGCTTCCGAGAAGGACTGCGCCAGACCGCTGAGTGGTTCACCGACCCTGCGAACCTGGCCCGGTACCGCACCGACGCCTACGTCGTATGA
- a CDS encoding cytidylyltransferase domain-containing protein — MRICTITVRAGSKGVPGKNLRVVAGRPLFGHSVAQAVATGLFDEVVVSSDSEEILALAQTFGATGVVRRPAEMATDTAGKVPAIAHAVRSTEERTGQRYEVCVDLDATSPLRTVEDIRAAVEMFEAGEVESLITGAEARRNPYFNLVEEQPDGTVAVSKKPDDAVLRRQDAPRCFDMNGSIYVWRRESLLEDQVVFFPSTILYEMPSDRSIDVDSEFDFRVVEWLMNQRVDL, encoded by the coding sequence ATGAGAATCTGTACGATCACAGTGCGCGCGGGGTCCAAGGGCGTACCGGGCAAGAACCTGCGTGTCGTCGCGGGGCGTCCTCTTTTCGGCCATTCGGTCGCGCAGGCGGTGGCGACCGGCCTGTTCGACGAGGTCGTCGTATCCAGCGACTCGGAGGAGATCCTCGCGCTCGCTCAGACGTTCGGCGCGACGGGAGTCGTCCGTCGGCCGGCGGAGATGGCCACCGACACAGCAGGCAAGGTTCCCGCGATCGCCCACGCCGTGCGCTCGACCGAGGAGCGCACAGGGCAGCGGTACGAGGTCTGCGTCGACCTGGACGCGACGAGTCCGCTGCGCACCGTCGAAGACATCCGCGCTGCGGTCGAGATGTTCGAGGCGGGGGAAGTCGAATCTCTCATCACCGGTGCCGAAGCGCGCCGGAACCCCTATTTCAATCTGGTCGAGGAGCAGCCGGACGGCACGGTCGCAGTCAGCAAGAAGCCGGATGATGCCGTGCTGCGGCGGCAGGATGCGCCTCGATGCTTCGACATGAACGGCTCGATCTACGTCTGGCGTCGGGAATCCCTTCTCGAGGACCAGGTCGTGTTCTTCCCGTCGACGATCCTCTATGAGATGCCATCAGATCGGTCGATCGACGTCGACAGCGAGTTCGACTTCCGCGTCGTCGAGTGGCTCATGAACCAGCGGGTTGACTTGTGA
- a CDS encoding nucleotidyltransferase family protein, whose amino-acid sequence MIDRESLIVTPETSIRTALARLDRGGLQVVFVEDARGRLVGAVSDGDIRRGLLSGSALEDSVDSVMNRAPATVHPSATQQDVDALKTQRGIRIVAVVDDGGRMVDVVGERQSIATPLDTPVVLMAGGRGQRLYPITKDIPKPLVPLGDVPMIDIILGRLHDQGFRRVYVSVNHLGHLIEEHLGDGSRLDLEITYLHEPAPLGTAGALAQLQDEIAVPFVVMNSDLLTQVDLRRMLAFHQGMDAAATIGAREYGFEIPFGVIRREGDDVVALAEKPYHSELVSAGMYVLQPRALESLVADEYCDMPTLLARLMEAGQRVGAFEIHEEWIDVGRPEDLERARQAWERRQR is encoded by the coding sequence ATGATCGACAGGGAATCGCTGATCGTCACGCCGGAGACGAGCATCCGAACGGCCCTCGCGCGGCTGGATCGCGGGGGACTCCAGGTCGTCTTCGTCGAGGACGCCCGCGGAAGGCTCGTCGGCGCCGTGAGTGACGGCGACATCCGCCGTGGCCTTCTCTCGGGATCGGCTCTGGAGGACAGCGTCGACTCGGTCATGAACCGCGCTCCCGCAACCGTGCACCCCTCGGCGACCCAGCAGGACGTGGACGCGCTCAAGACTCAGCGCGGCATCCGCATCGTCGCGGTCGTCGACGACGGCGGTCGGATGGTCGACGTCGTGGGGGAGAGGCAGAGCATCGCGACGCCGCTCGACACCCCTGTGGTGCTCATGGCGGGTGGGAGGGGCCAGCGGCTGTATCCGATCACCAAGGACATCCCGAAGCCGCTCGTCCCGCTCGGGGATGTGCCGATGATCGACATCATCCTCGGACGGCTGCACGATCAGGGCTTCCGCCGAGTGTACGTATCGGTGAACCACCTCGGCCACCTCATCGAGGAGCACCTCGGAGACGGCAGCCGACTGGACCTCGAGATCACCTACCTGCACGAACCCGCTCCGCTGGGAACCGCCGGAGCACTGGCACAGTTGCAGGACGAGATAGCGGTGCCGTTCGTCGTCATGAACTCGGATCTGCTCACACAGGTCGATCTACGACGGATGCTGGCGTTCCACCAGGGGATGGATGCCGCGGCGACGATCGGTGCGCGCGAGTACGGATTCGAGATCCCGTTCGGCGTGATCAGGCGTGAAGGCGACGATGTCGTCGCGCTTGCCGAGAAGCCGTACCACAGCGAACTTGTCAGCGCGGGTATGTACGTGCTCCAGCCGCGTGCGCTGGAATCACTGGTCGCGGATGAGTACTGCGACATGCCGACCCTCCTTGCTCGTCTCATGGAGGCAGGGCAGCGGGTCGGGGCCTTCGAGATCCATGAGGAGTGGATCGACGTGGGCCGACCGGAAGACCTGGAGCGCGCGCGTCAGGCATGGGAGCGGAGACAACGATGA
- a CDS encoding ABC transporter permease — translation MTDTRDLFAAVPRSEFDTPGKSRGLIDVVRWRYLLNLLVRTGVTTRYRNSVLGWTWSYVRPAAQFLVFWVVLGIFMDLDRGLPNYAVYLFSGIVVINLFSEGFKNATSSIVGNAPLVRKVFLPRQLFAVSSVIVAFVHFLPQVGLLLVVCLLMGWVAHVSIFSVLAIFAGMIIVMIFSLGLGLFFGAVNVRFRDAENIVELLLLLATWASPVLYAWTQVQDAIVDRLGWPEWIVELYLLNPITQGVELFHYAFWRPATEGMVSASSYVGELMIPVPPGLAWNTLWTFLIALATLLFGQFVFRRLEGRFAQDL, via the coding sequence GTGACTGATACCCGAGATCTTTTCGCCGCCGTCCCGCGTTCCGAGTTCGACACCCCCGGTAAGAGCCGCGGGCTGATCGATGTCGTGCGCTGGCGCTACCTGCTGAACCTGCTGGTGCGCACGGGCGTGACCACGCGTTACCGCAACTCCGTGCTCGGGTGGACCTGGTCATACGTGCGGCCAGCCGCCCAATTCCTCGTCTTCTGGGTTGTCCTGGGGATCTTCATGGACCTCGATCGGGGGTTGCCGAACTACGCGGTGTACCTCTTCTCGGGCATCGTCGTCATCAACCTCTTCTCCGAGGGGTTCAAGAACGCCACGTCCTCGATCGTCGGCAATGCTCCGCTGGTGCGCAAGGTGTTCCTCCCTCGACAGCTTTTCGCCGTCTCCTCGGTGATCGTCGCCTTCGTGCATTTCCTCCCGCAGGTCGGGCTCCTGCTGGTCGTGTGTCTGCTGATGGGGTGGGTCGCGCATGTGTCGATCTTCTCGGTGCTCGCGATCTTCGCCGGAATGATCATCGTGATGATCTTCAGCCTCGGCCTCGGCCTTTTCTTCGGCGCCGTGAACGTGCGTTTCCGCGACGCCGAGAACATCGTCGAATTGCTGCTGCTCCTGGCGACCTGGGCCTCTCCGGTGCTGTACGCCTGGACGCAGGTGCAAGACGCGATCGTCGACCGACTCGGGTGGCCGGAGTGGATCGTCGAGTTGTACCTGCTGAATCCGATCACTCAGGGTGTGGAGCTCTTCCACTACGCATTCTGGCGTCCCGCCACGGAAGGAATGGTCTCGGCGTCGAGCTACGTCGGCGAACTCATGATCCCCGTTCCGCCGGGCTTGGCCTGGAACACGCTGTGGACGTTCCTCATCGCGCTGGCCACGCTGTTGTTCGGTCAATTCGTCTTCCGACGTCTCGAGGGAAGGTTCGCGCAAGACCTATGA
- the neuC gene encoding UDP-N-acetylglucosamine 2-epimerase, with protein sequence MRRIAVLTGTRADYGLLRGLLRAIEADAELDLQIIATGTHLIDAFGRTESEIAADGLRIAASVPIWSASDSRLAVAADVGKALPLYAEALSALDPDVLVVLGDRLEAFAATTAATILSVPVAHVHGGELTEGAMDDALRHSITKMAYLHFASTEEHRRRVIQLGEEPDRVHFHGAPIVDALSALELLPREEVEKRFDIRLPEPTALVTFHPAVMDVDSPESLLEELLEGLLAVPELHVVITGSNSDIGTADVRRSIEEFVAARPDRVDFVESFGQLGYLSAMAAAAVVVGNSSSTVLEAPVLGIPSVLVGDRQKGRPLSASVAVPSPHRDSIAEAVREALSDRARPEGTAIFGGPGFASRTTQILRDADVPRPPRKKFHDLKESSHS encoded by the coding sequence ATGAGGCGCATCGCCGTCCTCACCGGCACGCGTGCCGACTACGGGCTCCTGCGCGGCCTGCTGCGAGCGATCGAGGCCGACGCCGAACTCGACCTGCAGATCATCGCCACCGGAACGCACCTTATCGACGCGTTCGGGCGCACCGAATCGGAGATTGCCGCCGACGGATTGCGCATCGCCGCATCGGTGCCGATCTGGTCTGCGTCGGACAGCAGGCTTGCCGTGGCGGCTGATGTGGGCAAGGCTCTCCCGCTCTACGCGGAGGCCCTCAGTGCCCTCGATCCCGACGTCCTGGTGGTGCTGGGCGATCGGCTCGAAGCGTTCGCCGCGACGACGGCAGCGACGATCCTCTCCGTCCCGGTAGCCCATGTCCATGGTGGCGAACTCACCGAGGGTGCGATGGACGATGCGCTGCGGCACTCGATCACGAAGATGGCCTATCTGCATTTCGCTTCGACGGAGGAGCACCGACGCCGCGTGATCCAGCTCGGCGAGGAGCCGGACCGGGTGCATTTCCACGGCGCTCCGATCGTCGACGCTCTGAGCGCGCTGGAGTTGCTCCCGCGCGAAGAGGTCGAGAAGCGGTTCGACATCCGTCTTCCCGAGCCGACGGCGCTGGTGACGTTCCACCCGGCAGTGATGGACGTCGATTCCCCGGAATCGCTGCTGGAGGAACTTCTCGAAGGGTTGCTGGCGGTGCCAGAACTGCATGTCGTCATCACCGGATCGAACTCCGACATCGGTACGGCGGACGTGCGTCGAAGCATCGAAGAGTTCGTGGCCGCTCGCCCCGATCGAGTTGATTTCGTCGAATCATTCGGCCAGCTGGGGTATTTGAGCGCGATGGCCGCAGCGGCGGTGGTGGTGGGCAACTCCTCCAGCACGGTGCTGGAGGCTCCGGTGCTCGGCATCCCCTCGGTGCTGGTCGGCGATCGGCAGAAGGGGCGGCCGCTCTCCGCGAGCGTCGCCGTGCCGTCGCCCCATCGAGATTCGATCGCAGAAGCTGTCCGAGAGGCGCTCAGCGATCGGGCGCGGCCCGAGGGAACGGCGATCTTCGGCGGTCCAGGGTTCGCGTCCCGAACGACCCAGATTCTCCGTGACGCTGATGTGCCGCGGCCGCCCCGCAAGAAGTTTCACGACCTGAAGGAGAGTTCGCACTCATGA
- a CDS encoding ABC transporter ATP-binding protein, whose amino-acid sequence MSAQTATRPSIIIDGVRKRFTLNHAFSLKDTVVSWIKRRKLTSEFEALKGIDVAIGEGESVAILGFNGSGKSTLLKLISGVMEPDDGVVLTRGRVAGLIEVGAGFHPELSGRENVFLNAAILGMKKHEIEARYDEIVAFSEIEQFIDQEVKHYSSGMFMRLAFSVAIHVELDVLLVDEILSVGDVPFREKCRLKFEELISQGKTLVVVSHDMEMVRELCTRGIVLNKGEVVYDGEVEGAIALVDA is encoded by the coding sequence ATGAGCGCTCAGACGGCAACAAGACCCAGCATCATCATCGACGGCGTGCGCAAACGTTTCACGCTGAACCATGCCTTCTCGCTGAAGGACACGGTCGTCTCCTGGATCAAGCGACGAAAGCTGACGAGTGAATTCGAAGCGCTCAAGGGCATCGACGTGGCGATCGGTGAAGGCGAGTCCGTCGCGATCCTCGGGTTCAACGGTTCAGGGAAGTCCACACTTCTGAAGCTCATCTCCGGCGTCATGGAACCGGACGACGGTGTGGTGCTCACACGGGGCCGGGTTGCCGGCCTCATCGAAGTCGGCGCCGGGTTCCACCCCGAGCTCTCCGGACGCGAGAACGTCTTCCTCAACGCCGCCATTCTGGGTATGAAGAAGCACGAGATCGAAGCCCGCTACGACGAGATCGTCGCGTTCAGCGAGATCGAACAGTTCATCGACCAGGAGGTCAAGCACTACTCCTCCGGGATGTTCATGAGGCTGGCTTTCTCCGTCGCGATCCACGTGGAACTCGACGTCCTCCTCGTCGACGAGATCCTCTCCGTGGGCGATGTGCCCTTCCGTGAGAAGTGCCGCCTGAAGTTCGAGGAACTCATCTCGCAGGGAAAGACCCTCGTCGTGGTCAGCCACGACATGGAGATGGTGCGCGAACTGTGCACGCGAGGCATCGTGCTCAACAAGGGCGAGGTCGTCTATGACGGTGAGGTCGAGGGCGCCATCGCTCTGGTGGACGCATGA